The nucleotide window CTCTTCAAGGGCAAGCCGGGCAGCCCGGCGGGGGAATTCAAAGTGAAGGCAGCCGCTACTTTTGCCAAGGAGTTCGCCGGGAGCTACAGCGAAGACATAGTCAGGAACGTGATAATGTACTTCCAGAGGAAGGAGAGGAGGATGGACCCGCGGTATAGGTATAACGTCGTCCCCACGGGCAAGGTCTACGCCCCCAACCAAGTAGTAAAAGTGGTTTACGTTACGGACATGGGAAAGGAGGAGTTAGAGAGGCTCAGCTGGTCTATAACGAGGCTGGGCTGTAAGGAGTGCTTGGTGAGCGTCGAGGACGTAGAGGTAGGCGAAGCTAAAGCTGTTAAGGGGAGGGTAAAGACGCCTTATTACTTCCCCGCCAGCGTAAAAGTGGTGTCAGGTAGGGTAGAGAACGTGGACTTCTGGGAAGGCAGGTACGGGTGGGGGAGTAGCGGTAACACCGTGATGTACTCGGTACCGGTAGTCGGTTACCCTTTAAGGACTAGGGAGGTGGAAGTAGAGGCGGAGGAGGCGTATGAAGTGGGAGGGGAATACGTTGTGTTCGGCTGAGCGGGTGACGAAAGCGTGCTACGGGCTGTCACCGCTGCGGGTCCCCTCGTCCGCCCTTCGTGGTGCCGTGGCAGTGAGGGGGTAGTTTAGCCGTGTCCGTAGTCCGCCCCGGGACACTCTCAAAGGCCTACGAAGACTTTATAACCGTCAACGGGCTCCAAGACAGGAAGGCGATAAGGGAGACCGTAGAGGAGCTGGAGAGGGGCAAGAACGTAATACTCAAGGCACCTACGGGTTACGGTAAGACCACCCTCACAAAGGTGTTAGCTAACGCGGTCGACGACGAGTACTTCGACAGGGTGATCCACGTCCTCCCCTTAAGGTCTATAGTACAAGACTTATACACTAAGTTGAAGGCGGACAGCGAAAAGGGCGTGATAAAGACGAAGAGCATAGCGGCCCA belongs to Stygiolobus caldivivus and includes:
- the cas5a gene encoding type I-A CRISPR-associated protein Cas5a, with amino-acid sequence MLYSKVFLKLHWGFYVSYPQASKAKPSFYLPPPTTLVGALSYGKFRGTDTKLFKGKPGSPAGEFKVKAAATFAKEFAGSYSEDIVRNVIMYFQRKERRMDPRYRYNVVPTGKVYAPNQVVKVVYVTDMGKEELERLSWSITRLGCKECLVSVEDVEVGEAKAVKGRVKTPYYFPASVKVVSGRVENVDFWEGRYGWGSSGNTVMYSVPVVGYPLRTREVEVEAEEAYEVGGEYVVFG